One genomic window of Ziziphus jujuba cultivar Dongzao chromosome 4, ASM3175591v1 includes the following:
- the LOC107417045 gene encoding syntaxin-132-like isoform X2 codes for MNDLLSDSFVGDAQGQPSRESDIEMGRQVPRTNSDMGMEAFNKQIQDVERQVDKLAGLLKKLKDANEESKSVTKASAMKAIKKRMEKDIDEVGKIARSVKAKLEAMNKDNLANRQKPGCEKGTGVDRARMNMTNSLTKKFRDIMTDFQTLRQRIQDEYREVVERRVITVTGSRPDEETIDHLIETGNSEQIFQNAMQEMGRGQILNTVEEIQERHDAVKEIEKKLLDLHQIYLDMAVLVEAQGEILDNIETQVANAVDHVQSGTDALKTAKSLQKRSRKCMMISIILLLLIAIIVVLSILKPWKK; via the exons ATGAACGACCTGCTTTCg GATTCATTTGTTGGGGATGCCCAAGGTCAGCCTTCCAGAGAAAGTGATATTGAAATGGGGAGGCAAGTTCCACGAACCAATTCTGATATGGGAATGGAGGCTTTCAATAAACAG ATACAAGATGTAGAGAGGCAGGTTGATAAGCTCGCTGGCCTACTTAAGAAACTTAAG GATGCTAACGAAGAGTCAAAATCAGTGACAAAAGCATCTGCTATGAAAG CAATCAAGAAGCGTATGGAGAAAGATATTGATGAAGTGGGAAAGATTGCACGCAGTGTCAAAGCAAAACTAGAAGCGATGAACAAAGAT AATTTAGCCAACCGACAGAAGCCTGGATGTGAGAAGGGAACAGGTGTTGACAGAGCAAGGATGAACATGACAAA TTCTTTGACAAAAAAGTTTAGGGACATAATGACCGACTTTCAg ACCCTCAGACAAAGAATTCAAGATGAATATCGTGAGGTTGTCGAGAGAAGAGTCATTACAG TAACTGGTAGCAGACCGGATGAAGAG ACAATTGACCACCTGATAGAGACTGGAAATAGCGAGCAAATATTTCAGAACGCAATGCAAGAAATGGGGCGAGGACAg ATCCTAAATACTGTTGAAGAAATTCAGGAGAGACATGATGCTGTGAAAGAAATAGAGAAAAAGCTTCTTGACTTGCATCAG ATCTACCTTGATATGGCTGTCTTAGTCGAAGCTCAAGGAGAGATTTTAGATAACATTGAAACTCAG GTAGCAAATGCAGTGGACCATGTACAATCAGGTACAGATGCTCTAAAAACCGCAAAGAGCTTGCAAAAGAGGTCAAGAAAATGCATGATGATATCCATCATATTGCTTCTGCTGATTGCAATCATTGTCGTATTATCTATTTTGAAACCATGGAAGAAGTAA
- the LOC107417045 gene encoding syntaxin-132-like isoform X1 yields the protein MNDLLSDSFVGDAQGQPSRESDIEMGRQVPRTNSDMGMEAFNKQIQDVERQVDKLAGLLKKLKDANEESKSVTKASAMKAIKKRMEKDIDEVGKIARSVKAKLEAMNKDNLANRQKPGCEKGTGVDRARMNMTNSLTKKFRDIMTDFQTLRQRIQDEYREVVERRVITVTGSRPDEETIDHLIETGNSEQIFQNAMQEMGRGQILNTVEEIQERHDAVKEIEKKLLDLHQIYLDMAVLVEAQGEILDNIETQVTNAVDHVQRGNTALQNAKKLQKNSRKWMCIAIIILLLIVAIVVVGVLKPWKSG from the exons ATGAACGACCTGCTTTCg GATTCATTTGTTGGGGATGCCCAAGGTCAGCCTTCCAGAGAAAGTGATATTGAAATGGGGAGGCAAGTTCCACGAACCAATTCTGATATGGGAATGGAGGCTTTCAATAAACAG ATACAAGATGTAGAGAGGCAGGTTGATAAGCTCGCTGGCCTACTTAAGAAACTTAAG GATGCTAACGAAGAGTCAAAATCAGTGACAAAAGCATCTGCTATGAAAG CAATCAAGAAGCGTATGGAGAAAGATATTGATGAAGTGGGAAAGATTGCACGCAGTGTCAAAGCAAAACTAGAAGCGATGAACAAAGAT AATTTAGCCAACCGACAGAAGCCTGGATGTGAGAAGGGAACAGGTGTTGACAGAGCAAGGATGAACATGACAAA TTCTTTGACAAAAAAGTTTAGGGACATAATGACCGACTTTCAg ACCCTCAGACAAAGAATTCAAGATGAATATCGTGAGGTTGTCGAGAGAAGAGTCATTACAG TAACTGGTAGCAGACCGGATGAAGAG ACAATTGACCACCTGATAGAGACTGGAAATAGCGAGCAAATATTTCAGAACGCAATGCAAGAAATGGGGCGAGGACAg ATCCTAAATACTGTTGAAGAAATTCAGGAGAGACATGATGCTGTGAAAGAAATAGAGAAAAAGCTTCTTGACTTGCATCAG ATCTACCTTGATATGGCTGTCTTAGTCGAAGCTCAAGGAGAGATTTTAGATAACATTGAAACTCAG GTTACAAATGCAGTCGATCATGTCCAAAGGGGGAACACTGCACTTCAAAATGCAAAGAAACTCCAGAAGAACTCCCGAAAATGGATGTGCATTGCCATTATTATTCTCTTATTAATAGTAGCTATTGTAGTTGTAGGGGTCCTTAAACCATGGAAGAGTGGCTAG
- the LOC107417032 gene encoding dolichol-phosphate mannosyltransferase subunit 1 isoform X1 yields the protein MEGQQKNKEKNKYSIIVPTYNERLNIALLVYLIFKHLRDVDFEIIVVDDGSPDGTQEIIKQLQQVYGEDRILLRARPRKLGLGTAYVHGLKHASGNFVVIMDADLSHHPKYLPSFIKKQLDTGASIVTGTRYVKGGGVHGWNLMRKLTSRGANVLAHTLLWPGVSDLTGSFRLYKKSVLEDVISSCVSKGYVFQMEMIVRASRKGYHIEEVPITFVDRVYGSSKLGGSEIVEYLKGLAYLLLQWSAIRNISSDK from the exons ATGGAGGGGCAGCAGAAGAATAAGGAGAAGAACAAGTACAGTATAATTGTCCCAACTTACAATGAGCGCCTTAACATTGCCCTCCTAGTCTACCTCATCTTCAAGCATCTTCGGGATGTCGATTTCGAGATAATCGTTGTGGATGATGGCAGCCCTGATGGTACTCAAGAAATTATTAAACAATTGCAGCAAGTTTATGGGGAAGATCGCATT CTCCTAAGAGCAAGGCCTAGAAAGCTCGGGTTAg GAACGGCTTATGTTCATGGGCTGAAGCATGCCTCTGGAAATTTTGTTGTAATAATGGATGCTGATCTATCCCACCAT CCCAAGTATTTGCCCAGCTTCATCAA GAAACAGTTGGATACTGGTGCAAGTATAGTAACTGGAACGCGTTACGTTAAAGGTGGGGGTGTACATGGATGGAATCTCATGCGCAAGCTAACAAGCAGGGGAGCCAATGTTCTTGCACACACACTTTTGTGGCCTGGTGTATCAGATTTAACTGGATCTTTCCG TCTATATAAAAAATCAGTGCTTGAAGATGTTATTAGTTCATGTGTTAGTAAGGGATATGTCTTTCAAATGGAAATGATAGTTCGGGCTTCTAGAAAAGGCTACCATATTGAAGAG GTTCCAATTACTTTTGTTGATAGAGTATATGGAAGTTCAAAACTTGGAGGATCTGAAATCGTCGAATATCTCAAAGGCCTTGCATATCTTTTG CTGCAATGGAGTGCTATAAGAAACATCTCCAGTGACAAGTAG
- the LOC107417032 gene encoding dolichol-phosphate mannosyltransferase subunit 1 isoform X3, with translation MEGQQKNKEKNKYSIIVPTYNERLNIALLVYLIFKHLRDVDFEIIVVDDGSPDGTQEIIKQLQQVYGEDRIPKYLPSFIKKQLDTGASIVTGTRYVKGGGVHGWNLMRKLTSRGANVLAHTLLWPGVSDLTGSFRLYKKSVLEDVISSCVSKGYVFQMEMIVRASRKGYHIEEVPITFVDRVYGSSKLGGSEIVEYLKGLAYLLLQWSAIRNISSDK, from the exons ATGGAGGGGCAGCAGAAGAATAAGGAGAAGAACAAGTACAGTATAATTGTCCCAACTTACAATGAGCGCCTTAACATTGCCCTCCTAGTCTACCTCATCTTCAAGCATCTTCGGGATGTCGATTTCGAGATAATCGTTGTGGATGATGGCAGCCCTGATGGTACTCAAGAAATTATTAAACAATTGCAGCAAGTTTATGGGGAAGATCGCATT CCCAAGTATTTGCCCAGCTTCATCAA GAAACAGTTGGATACTGGTGCAAGTATAGTAACTGGAACGCGTTACGTTAAAGGTGGGGGTGTACATGGATGGAATCTCATGCGCAAGCTAACAAGCAGGGGAGCCAATGTTCTTGCACACACACTTTTGTGGCCTGGTGTATCAGATTTAACTGGATCTTTCCG TCTATATAAAAAATCAGTGCTTGAAGATGTTATTAGTTCATGTGTTAGTAAGGGATATGTCTTTCAAATGGAAATGATAGTTCGGGCTTCTAGAAAAGGCTACCATATTGAAGAG GTTCCAATTACTTTTGTTGATAGAGTATATGGAAGTTCAAAACTTGGAGGATCTGAAATCGTCGAATATCTCAAAGGCCTTGCATATCTTTTG CTGCAATGGAGTGCTATAAGAAACATCTCCAGTGACAAGTAG
- the LOC107417032 gene encoding dolichol-phosphate mannosyltransferase subunit 1 isoform X2, whose translation MEGQQKNKEKNKYSIIVPTYNERLNIALLVYLIFKHLRDVDFEIIVVDDGSPDGTQEIIKQLQQVYGEDRILLRARPRKLGLGTAYVHGLKHASGNFVVIMDADLSHHPKYLPSFIKKQLDTGASIVTGTRYVKGGGVHGWNLMRKLTSRGANVLAHTLLWPGVSDLTGSFRLYKKSVLEDVISSCVSKGYVFQMEMIVRASRKGYHIEEVPITFVDRVYGSSKLGGSEIVEYLKGLAYLLVTT comes from the exons ATGGAGGGGCAGCAGAAGAATAAGGAGAAGAACAAGTACAGTATAATTGTCCCAACTTACAATGAGCGCCTTAACATTGCCCTCCTAGTCTACCTCATCTTCAAGCATCTTCGGGATGTCGATTTCGAGATAATCGTTGTGGATGATGGCAGCCCTGATGGTACTCAAGAAATTATTAAACAATTGCAGCAAGTTTATGGGGAAGATCGCATT CTCCTAAGAGCAAGGCCTAGAAAGCTCGGGTTAg GAACGGCTTATGTTCATGGGCTGAAGCATGCCTCTGGAAATTTTGTTGTAATAATGGATGCTGATCTATCCCACCAT CCCAAGTATTTGCCCAGCTTCATCAA GAAACAGTTGGATACTGGTGCAAGTATAGTAACTGGAACGCGTTACGTTAAAGGTGGGGGTGTACATGGATGGAATCTCATGCGCAAGCTAACAAGCAGGGGAGCCAATGTTCTTGCACACACACTTTTGTGGCCTGGTGTATCAGATTTAACTGGATCTTTCCG TCTATATAAAAAATCAGTGCTTGAAGATGTTATTAGTTCATGTGTTAGTAAGGGATATGTCTTTCAAATGGAAATGATAGTTCGGGCTTCTAGAAAAGGCTACCATATTGAAGAG GTTCCAATTACTTTTGTTGATAGAGTATATGGAAGTTCAAAACTTGGAGGATCTGAAATCGTCGAATATCTCAAAGGCCTTGCATATCTTTTGGTTACTACATAA
- the LOC125420021 gene encoding uncharacterized protein LOC125420021, which produces MDDINSSSSSSSDEEFQDFMMFLDKCIGAIDGTHISAHVPAEKQVSYRGRKSIVTQNVLCACNFNMMFTFVYAGWEGTTNDSRVFVDAITTSENKFPLPKEGEYYVVDSGFPCTMGFLPPFRGERYHLQEYHGRGRQPRGPKELFNYRHSSLRNVIERFFGVLKARFRILKMMPPYKQSRQPLIVIACCTLHNFIRKWAQNDVMFTQWEEEEQEIEDEEASTSGSNNSIDLSDEVATAMAAYRNQLSQVMWHDYVIQM; this is translated from the exons ATGGATGATATAAATAGTTCCTCTTCTTCTAGTTCAGATGAAGAGTTTCAAGACTTTATGATGTTTCTTGAT aaATGTATTGGTGCAATTGATGGCACACACATAAGCGCACATGTTCCTGCTGAAAAGCAAGTTAGCTATAGAGGTAGAAAATCTATAGTGACTCAAAATGTTTTATGTGCATGCAATTTCAACATGATGTTTACTTTCGTTTATGCTGGTTGGGAGGGCACTACAAATGATTCAAGAGTTTTTGTTGATGCAATTACAACATCTGAGAATAAATTTCCATTACCTAAAGaag GTGAATATTATGTTGTTGATTCTGGATTTCCATGTACCATGGGTTTTCTTCCTCCATTTCGAGGTGAAAGATATCATTTGCAAGAATATCATGGTAGAGGTCGCCAACCAAGAGGACCAAAAGAATTGTTTAATTATAGGCATTCTTCACTTAGAAATGTTATTGAACGTTTCTTTGGTGTGTTGAAAGCGCGGTTCcgaattttgaaaatgatgcCACCTTACAAGCAAAGTAGACAACCTTTGATAGTTATAGCTTGTTGTACACTACATAATTTCATTCGAAAGTGGGCACAAAATGATGTTATGTTTACAcaatgggaagaagaagaacaagagattgaagatgaagaagctaGTACAAGTGGATCAAACAATAGTATAGATTTGTCAGACGAAGTAGCAACAGCTATGGCAGCTTATCGCAATCAGCTTTCACAAGTAATGTGGCATGACTATGTTATTCAAATGtaa
- the LOC107422063 gene encoding L10-interacting MYB domain-containing protein-like, with amino-acid sequence MSTMENDGGDDSTLWSATNEKIYIDVMVDLINKGGMKDGQFSSKEWTNMFEALNNKSKRNYNMKQIKQKFNRLRSKHHEFSELLQQTRFGWDAETNTVNATDEMWQNYIRVHPKATQFRKKGCEHYKLLGIIFNKSTATGVFRHASTSDPPNTDDEMELEAESAHLNISLDDPFSTLDKLTSNLRKRTASSSSERRSKKETRSQQMSDAIQAWTETAKAKTEVAKAKAEKYKSSYSVDDNSIGNAKDCSIATCVSLLEAIDGVDNDTYLKVVEKLREADWREIFIHMSSPRKKAWLDSL; translated from the exons ATGTCAACTATggaaaatgatggtggtgatgatTCAACTCTATGGAGTGCTACCAATGAAAAGATTTATATAGATGTTATGGTAGATTTAATAAACAAAGGTGGTATGAAAGATGGTCAGTTCAGTTCAAAGGAATGGACTAATATGTTTGAAGCTCTGAATAATAAGTCTAAAAGAAACTACAACATGAAGCAAATTAAGCAGAAATTCAATAGGCTTCGAAGTAAGCATCATGAGTTTAGTGAGCTGTTGCAACAAACTAGATTTGGTTGGGATGCTGAAACTAATACTGTGAATGCTACAGATGAAATGTGGCAAAACTATATACGG gtGCATCCTAAAGCAACTCAATTTCGAAAGAAAGGATGTGAGCATTACAAGCTATTAGGAATTATATTTAACAAGTCAACTGCTACTGGAGTGTTTCGTCATGCATCTACTAGTGATCCACCCAATACTGATGATGAGATGGAATTGGAGGCTGAGAGTGCACATCTTAACATTAGTCTTGATGATCCCTTTTCTACTCTCGATAAATTAACAAGCAATTTGAGGAAACGCACTGCATCATCTAGCTCAGAACGTagaagtaaaaaggaaactagGTCACAACAAATGAGTGATGCAATCCAAGCATGGACTGAGACAGCAAAGGCAAAGACAGAAGTTGCTAAAGCTAAggcagaaaaatataaaagttcctATAGTGTGGATGATAATAGTATTGGTAATGCAAAAGATTGTTCCATTGCTACATGTGTGAGCCTTCTTGAAGCAATAGATGGAGTTGACAATGATACTTATCTTAAAGTAGTAGAAAAGTTGAGAGAGGCAGATTGGAGAGAGATATTTATCCATATGTCTTCGCCTAGGAAGAAGGCTTGGTTAGATAGTCTTTAG